CGGGGCGCATCGACCTCGGGCTCGGGCGCGCCCCCGGTGGCGATCACCGAACCGCCCGCGCGCTGCGAAGGAACTTCGGCGCTGATACGTTCCCGCAAGACCTTGAGGAACTGCGCGGGTACTTTCGACCCGGCGGCCCCGGGAACGGGGTTCACGCGGTCCCGGGCGAGGGACTGGACGTGCCGGTCTGGTTACTCGGGTCGAGCGATTTCTCCGCACGACTGGCCGCGCAGCTCGGCCTCCCGTTCGCGTTCGCTTCGCACTTCGCGCCGGACTACATGCACGAAGCCCTGGCGCTCTATCGGCGGTACTTCGAGCCCTCCAAAACACTGGCCGAGCCGCACGTCATGGTCGGAGTCAACGCCGTCGCAGCGGATACGCACGACGAGGCCCACCGGCTATTCACCTCTGTTCAACAGGCGTTTCTGAACCTGGTTCGCGGTACACCCGGTTTGCTCCCTCCGCCGGTCGAGTCGATGGACGGGCAGTGGTCGCCACTCGAACGGGCACACGTCGAACGCATGACGCTGTGCTCCGCGGTCGGCTCGCCGGACGTGGTGCAACGTGGGTTGGAAGCCATTGCCGAATCGACCGGCGCGGACGAACTGATCGTGACGGGGCAAATCTACGACCACGCCGCCCGATTGCGGTCGTTCGAGTTGGTCGCGGGAACCCAGCGGCGCAATTGTGGGAGCGAGTAGAGACCGCTATCACTCCCCGCTCTTTCCGGGCGAGCGCGAACTTCGCCGGCACGCGGGGCGTCCACATCGAACCTCGGTTTCGCCCGGTCCGCAGGGTGTGGTTATGCAGCTCGCGTCCTATCGGTCGCCGAAAACCGTTGTCAGGGAAAGCGGAATCGTCGGTCGCGGGCTGTTCGCAACCGAGCCAATCGCCCGCGATGAGATCGTGTGTGTAAAGGGCGGCCACCTGCTCGATAAGGCGAGTCTGGAGCGGCACAAGGCGGTCGTAAACGACGCCGACATGCAGATTGCCGACGACCTGTTCCTCGCCCCGGTGACGACCGAAGAGTTCGAGTCGGTGATGATGTTCTTGAACCACTCGTGTGAACCGAACGTGGGCGTGCAGGGGCAAATCGTGTTCGTCGCCATGCGAGACGTCGTTACAGGCGAAGAATTAATGCTGGATTACGCCACGATCGACCATGACGCCGAACCGATGCGCTGTCGCTGCGGCGCGCCGGCCTGTCGCGGACTGGTGACCGGCCGGGACTGGCAACTCCCCGCCCTCCAGCGAAAATACGAGGGCTACTTCGCGTGGCACTTACAGCGGAGGATGCGAACCGGGCTGTAACGCCGGCGCCCGGCGCCTGTGACTTTGGGGCGATCGCGCTTTGCTACAAGCGGATGTAGATACGAGCCTCGAGAAGTTCCCCGAACCGGTGCGGGAACTGCGCCACCGTACTTGCTCAGTGGCTCGAACGACGAAAATCGGCATCAGTCGAGTTACGCGGATACCGCTGTCCGCGCGCCGTCCAACAGGTTGTGCGCGGAACCGAGTGGAAGCTCGCGGTTCCGCCAAGACTAGAGACGGGCTGACGTTTATCCTTCTTTGCTAACACGTCTAAAGTCGGATCGGACAAGTTCGCGGGTATCTCGGTTGGACGACGTGTTCATCGTCGGCACCTCCCCGCTCAACATAAGCCGGGGGCGTGGTCGCGTCTGAACCGGTCGGCTCGCAACCTGCTGCATTATTCGGCGAGCCGAACAGATTTGGATCGGATTCATAGTCACAAGTCGATGGCATTTAGTGTTTCGCCCACTCATTTCATTTTGTCGTAGGGGGCTCGCCATGCGCCTGGGGACCAAAACAGCCCGCGGGTTCACATTAATCGAGTTGCTGGTGGTGATCGCGATCATCGCGATTCTGATCGGGCTCCTCTTGCCCGCGGTCCAGAAGGTCCGCGAAGCCGCGGCCCGAATGAAGTGTTCCAACAACCTCAAACAGATCGGGCTGGCGTACCACAACCACGAGAGCACGTTCGGGTACTTCCCGACGGCCGGTGGGCGGTGGTGGGACCCGGCCAACGGCCCGATCCCGGCCAAGTCCGCGGTCAGCCCGCCGGCCCTCGACCTGACGACCCAGTTGGCCGGGTGGCAGTTCCAACTCCTCCCCTACATCGAGCAGACGAACCTCTGGAAATTGTCGCCGGTGTCGAATTCGGCGGCCGACCAGACCCTCGGCCGCAACGCCGCAATTGACAAGGTCGTGGTCGCGACGTACTCCTGCCCGAGCCGCGGGCTGCAGCCGTACTCCAGTCTGAACGAGTCCGGCCGGATGATCTTCCGGGCCGACTACGTGAGCAGCTACGGCACGTCATACGAGTACGACAACCCGCACAACGGGATGGACGTCGACAACTTCGAGGGGCGGCTGACCGTTACCGGAGTAACGGACGGGACGTCGAACACGCTCATGGTCGGCGAGAAGTACATCCCGATCAACCGGTACCAGAGCGACGACTGGGGGAGCGACCCGATCACCCGGGGGCACGGGTGGGGCGTGTGCCGGCGCACCTGGGACCTGCCGGTCCCGGACAACATCGGGCAGCGCGACACCTCGACCACCTGGAACTACGGGGCCAACGAGCGCTTCGGATCGGCCCACCAGACCGGTATGAACGCCGTGTTCGCCGACGGCTCGGTCAAGCACCTCCGGTACAACATGGACGTGAACGCGTACCGGGCGATCGGCACCCGTAACGGCAGTGAGGTGGTACCGGGCGACCTGTGATCCGCCGCCCCGGTGGGCGGGTACAGGTGCCCGCCCGCACTCCCCTCACCGCCAAGGACTTGCCATGCTTCGCCTCAGCCTCCTCTTGTTCCTCGCCGGCGCCGCGCTCGCTCCCACCGGGTGCGGGTCGCCGGCCCCGCGGCAGTACGACGACCAGACGATTGCCGCGTCCGATATGTTCCGCAAGATCTCGACCGCGTACATGCAGGCGTACCGGACGAAGAAGAAGCCGCCCACTTCGGACGACCTGAAACCGTTCCTGAAAGAGCACGGCGAGACGATCGCGTCGCTCGTCTCGCCCCGGGACCAGAAGCCGATCGTGCTCGTCCCGTTCGTGCCGGACAACCGGTTGGGCGAGGGCGAAGAACCGATCCTGGCTTACGAGGCCGAGGGCATCAACGGGGAGCGCATGCTCGTGGACAGCCGCGGCCTGGTTCGCGTCGAGAAAGCCGAGGACTTCGCCCGCATCCGGTTCCCCGGCGGCCACAAACCGAAATGACGTCCGACAACGCGACACGAGCCGCCCACAAAGGGCGGCTCGTGTCGTTAGTCCCACTTCGCGTTACACCCGAGCCATGCCACCGTCGACGAACAGTTCGATCCCGGCTACGTAACTGCTATCGTCCGACCCGAGGAAGACCGCGACCTTGGCGATTTCGTCCGGCCGCGCACCTCGCTCCGCACCGCGATTACCTCTCCTCCGATCGCCTTCACCGGTGCGACGACCCGCGTTGGAACGTCCTTACACCGCGTGGTGGTACTGAGCCAGCACCCGTTCGAGCCGGGCCACCGGGCGGGTGGTCGCACGGATCTTCAGCGTCTGGTAAGTGAGCCCGAGCACGAACAGTGCGAGTAGCGCGAGCCGCACCGGGATGAGGGCCGGGTCACTCGGGCCGGACGCGAACGGCTGACCGGACGGGAACCGCTTCAGAGTTTCGGTGGTGGCGAAGACCATGAGCATCAGGAAGCTCGTCGAAAGTGCGGCTGTTTGTGTGTACCCGGGCTTGCGCCACGAACCGCGAAGGCTCAGTGTTCCGATCGCGAGCAGTGCGAGTGTGACGAGGCCGAAAACTTGACCGGGAGTGAACCCGAGCGTGAGGAGGAACCCGAACCCGGACACGGCACCCGCGAGCATGGTGCCGAGGTACCACTTGCCGAGCCGGGTTTTCGGGTCGATCTTGCCGTACCGAGCGAAAGAAACGAGCCCGAACCCGATCGGTAGGACACTCACAGCGGTGTGCAGGAGGATGAACGCGGTCATGGCTGTCTCCACTTTTTCAGTTTCAAATTGCAACTGATGATATGTACTGGGGTCGAAGTTGCACCTTGCAACCAAATTGAAGAAATCCGCTCGGCCCCGGGAAATGACCACGAAGCGGGAGTGCTTCGTGAAGTGCGATGGCCGGCGCTCCGTCAAAAACCGAGTGCCCTACAATGACGCCCGAAGCGCAGAGGCACGAACGGGGGCGTTATGACGCGAGCCGGGCAGAATCACGAAGCGCGAACCGCGGAACAGGAGTTCAACCGGCTGACAATTGACGGCTTACGACCGCTGGTCGCGCTCCTTACGCCGAACCCGCCGAAGAAGAAGGGCGAACTCGTTGCCGTCTTGACGCGGGCGGTGACCGATCCGGCCCGCGTGCGCGCCCTCTACGACCAACTCGACCGCATCACTCAACTCGCGGTCCGCGAAGCGACCCACGACCCGAACGGACACTATTCGCGCACTCGCTTCGTGGCCAAGTACGGCCGCGAGGTGGCCTGGTACGAACCCACGGCCGAGCGCAAATCGAGTTGGTACGACCCGCGCCGCGATCCGACCCACGCGGTCCTGTTTTTCCCCAACTACGATTACCTGCCCGCGGACGTGCGCGCGATTTTGCTCAAGTTCGTTCCGGCCCCGGACCCGTTCCAGATGCGAACCTGCGCCGAACCGCCGACCGAACGGACGCTCCTCTGGCCGCGCTGGTCCGAGAAATCCTCGAACGAAACGGTACCGATCCGCGTGCGAGAAACGGCCCGCGAAGCCGAAGCGGACCTGCCCGCGGTACTCCGGCTGATCGACGCCGGCAAGGTTCGGGTAACGGACAAGAAGCACGTCCCGACCGAGGCGACCCGCAAAGCGATAACCGGCGTGCTGGCGGGTGGGGACTTCTATACCCCCGGGGACGCGGACAAACACGACGGCGACCCGGCTCACGACTTGACCATCAAAGCGTTCGCGTGGCCGATGCTGGTGCAGACCGCGGGGCTCGCTGAGAAGCGCGGCGATGCGCTGAAGCTCACTCCGGCCGGGCGCAGCGCTCTGAACAAACCCGCGGCCGAACTGTTGGACGGGGTCTGGGCCGCGTGGCAGAAAACGCACCTGATCGACGAGTTCGCGCGGATCGACGTGATTAAGGGACAGGGGCGGGCCGACTTCACCGCGGTCGCGACCCGGCGCAAGGCCGTGCTCAATGTGTTGAAGGACTGTCCACCGGGCGAGTGGGTCGCGGTCGAGGACTTTTGGCGCCTCATGCGGGGGACCGGGCGCGGGTTTACACTCGTTGGGGAACGGGATTCCTGGGAACTGTACCTCTTCGAGCAGGAGTACGGCAGCCTCGGGTACGAGGACGCGCACGCCTGGGAGCAACTCCAGGGGCGATTCATCCTCGCGTTCCTGTTCGAGATCGCCGCGACCATCGGGGTACTCGATGTGGCGTACATCCCGCCCCAAGGTGCCCGAAACGATTTCAGGGAGCGCTGGGGCGTCGACGATCTATCGTGTTTCAGCCGGTACGACGGGTTGCTGTACTTCCGCATCAATCCGCTCGGGGCGTGGTGCCTGGGACTCGTCGAAGAGTACCAACCCGCCGCCCCGCAAAAGACGGATGCGCTCCGCGTTCTGGCGAACCTGGACGTGGTCGCGACGCGCCCACCTGCGGCCGCGGACCGGCTGGTGCTGGAGCGATTTGCGGAGGAAACGTCCCCCGCGGTCTGGAAACTGTCCGCGGCGAAAATCCTCGGTGTGGTCGAACAGGGCGGGCGGGTCGAAGAGTTGCGCGGGTTCCTGTCAGAGCGATCGGTGGGCGGCGTACCCGCCGCGGTCGAGACGTTTCTGAGCGACCTCCACCACAAAGCCGGGCAACTGAAGGACGGCGGACCGGCCCGGCTGATCGAGTGCGCGACCGAACACGTGGCGGCGGAACTGGCGAACGATCGGCAGTTGAAAGGGAAGTGCGTACTGGCGGGGGATCGGCTGATAGTCGTCCGAGAGGTCGATCTCCCGGCCGTGCGAAAATCGATTCGCAAACTCGGGTTCGTTTGGCCCCTCGCGGGCGAGTAGTGGGTGAGCACACCCGCCGCCCTTGCGGGTGGAGTTCACCCACTACTCACGGGGCAGGAACCGCGACCGATTACAGCAGACGATCAGACCGTTACGCTATCATTCGCCGACTGGGGGAGCGATTCTACGGCCGCGAGCAAATGAGCCGCGAGTTCCGCCCGTGCAACGTGCTGGTACCTGTTGGGGCCGGCGCCGATGAGTGCCCAATCGTGCATTCCCTCTAGCGTGTTCGCGACCATCAGGTCGGCGCGCGAATGCACCCGCGAGCGTTCCGCGATCTCTTCCAGTTCCGCGGGCGAAACGCCGACTTCGAGTTTGAACTTCACCAGTTTCCCGGCGAACTCCCACTCCGCGCGCACTTTGTCGATTAGTTTCGGTGCGGGGGTAAGTTTGAGCCACAACTCGGGGTGCGAGCTCTTCACCTTCCCGGCGGTCGCGTCTTCGAATTGCCCGTCCCGGTGCGTGAAGACGCCCGCAACGTGGTAGTCACTTACGGCGGCCGCGTGAATGACCACATCGTAACTTCCGGTCCTAATCTCGGCCTTCATGAGCGCGTCGAGATCGTCGAACGTGCGGTACGCCCGCACGCACCACTGCGGCGCCACGCGCTCGCGCGTTGCGGGGATCGCGCTGAGAACTTCCGGGTGCGATGTGAGTAGCGTCACGGTGTGTCCGCGATCAAACGCACTCGCAGTGACTTGAGCCCCGGTGCGTCCCGAGAAGATGTTCGTAATACACCGCACGCGATCCACAGGAGTCTGCGTGTTCCCGGCCGTGACGAGGATGTTCATGGGCTGTCCTTGTAGGGTCAGTCCGCGAGCGCATCGACTTGGCGCTCACGGTAATGCGTTCGCAACAGCGTGATAAGTTCCCATGAAGATATGGCCGGTGACCGAGGGCACGGTTCGCAGCGCCGTTGCGTTCCGAGCCGGCCGCTCCGATCGTTCGTTCAAGCGGCCCGGGTGAGCGCTTTTTAGTACCGGGCCAGGGCCAACCACGCCGCGCCGACGAGCGCGACCCCGGACCGGTCCGTGCGCAGCCCCGGCAGCCGCCCGAGTGCGAGGCCCAAATACGTTAGTGCGAACCAGAACAGCGTAACCCAGAAGGCGGCGGACTCGGACACGGGCGACTCCGTTCAGCAAAAGTCTGTGGCGGCCACGACTGGAGCTTCGTCAGGTCTGCAAAATGGGCCTCGGGCGCCCTGCGTGTTTTACACAACCTCGCGCCCCTATCGGCGACGGGTCCGAACAAACTTTCTGGAACGGGCAAATGCCCACAGAACCCCGTGTTCGGAGCTCCCGCGGCGAACAGTTGAAATGGGACTTTAGGGACAACGGGCCGGCGCCCGCGCCCTCACAATGCCCGATCTTCGCGCCCGAAGAGATCCAGAACTCGCGAGTGCCCGGGCCGATCTGCGGCGGGTGCTGTCGTTGGCCGAGGTGCGCCGAACCGCCGAACCGCCGATCAGCGGTAGCGCCCGCCCCGCGCAACTTCACAAGGCGCTGGAGGTGCGAAATCACTTTCTCGGCGACGGTCTGAAGGGTATATTTATTTCCCACACTCCGTCCCACGCAGAGCGATTAACTGTGAATGACAGTAGCAACGTCCCGCTACTCATCGCGGGTTTCTTCCTCCTGTTTGGCATGGTCGCGTTCAGCCTTTGCCTCTTCTTCTTCTTGCGAAATCGGGCGAAGATCATCAGCATCGAGTCGGCCGAGGCGGTCGACGTCGGCGACCTCGACGACGGTTACTGGAAGACGTCCGGGCGCGTGGTCGCGATGGAGGAGCCGCTCGTCAGCCCGATGACCCGGACCGAGTGCGTGTTCTTCCTCTTTCGCGTGGAGGAACTCAAGACGCGGACCGTCTCGACCTACGACCACCAGAGCCGGGGCCGGAGGACGGGCACCCGCACCGAAACGTACTGGGAAACGGTCGTCACCGATCGGCAGGCGATCGTGTGCGCGGTCAAGGACCGGACCGGCTCGGCGCGGATCGAACTGTCGGACGCGGAAACGGTCTTCTCCCCGTCGGCCCACTCCACGTCTGGTACGTTTCAGAACTGCCCGGAGCGCCTCCAGCGGACCCTCTCCAAGCGGTACGGGTTCGCGACCAAGGGGCTCATCTTTAACAAGGGGCTGCGCTACACCGAGACGGTGATCGAGGAGGGGGACAAGCTGTTCGTGATCGGGGACGTCGAGATCGGGCGCGGCGGCGCGCCGGTGTTCGTCCGCGGGGACAAGCCGTTCATCGTGTCCGACCGGAGCGAGGCCAAGCTGCTCGCGCACTTTCGGACCCGGGCCACCTGGAGCCTCGTCGGGGCCGTTCTGGTGGGCGTCCTCACCCCGGTGCTCGCCGCGCTACCGGTCCTGATGACCAAATCGCAACCGGGCCGAAATGACGCGAACCCGCTCGCCGCGCCCCGGGACGGGCGCGCCGATCCGGGCCGCCCCCCGCAGAACAACCCCGTTGTCCCCGGACCGAACAACCTCCCGCGGCCCCCGCAGAACAACCCCCTCCCTCCGGCCCCCGGCGCCAACAATCCCCGCCCGGACCCGATCACCCAGGCTCTCACCGAGCTCCGGTCCCCGGACCCGCTCGCGCGGGCGCGAGGGGCCGTGGCCCTGGTGAACACCGTGCCCGAACCGGCCCGCCGGGACGAGGTGTTGAGCGCCCTGCGACCGGTGACGACCGACGCGGACTTTCACGCCCGGACCTGGGCCCTCAAGGCGGTCGAGGCCTGGGAGAAGCCCGGCCCGACCGCGGAGCGGCCGAACCCGGTTCAGGAGGGGCACCACTACCGGCAAGATCCGATCAAAGAGCTGCCCGCCGTGGCGGTCCCGTGGACGGCCGCCCTCGACCCGCTGCCCGCGCCCCCGGGCGCTCCGGGCAAGGCGTGGCCCGTCATCCCACTCGGGTTCTTGCACAAGACGGTCCGCTTCCCGGCGCTCCCGAGTTCGTTCGTCGCCGTGAACCCGAAGCAACCCACGGGGCAACCGGAGGTGGAAGGGCTGACGCAGGTCTACAATTTGCAAACGGGGCGCGCGACCGGCAAACCGTTCGTGGCCAAAGTTGCCCTCGGGGAGCGGTTCGCGCTCGCGTCGGACGGAGGGTACCTGGCGGGCCGGGTGACGGGCGGGCCGTCCGAGGCCACGATCGAGGTCATCGAGTCCGCGACCGGGCGCTCCGTCCGGCGGATCGAGGCCGGGCGCGGGAAGGACTTTGCCTTCCCGATCGGCTTCGTCGGTGCCGATCGGCTGCTGACCATGACCCACGAGGGCCGGTTCCCGGACGCGGGCGAGAAGACCGAGTACAAGGTGTGGGACGTCCGAACCGGTGACGTCTTGTCGGAGTTCTCGTTCGACCTCGTGTACCACACCAAGTGGGCCGGGCTGAGCTGCGGGGGCCGGTACCTGGTCTTCCAGGAGGCGCGGACGGTGATCGGCCAGCGCCTGGTGGTCTTCGATCTCACCACCGGAAAGGTCGCCGGGGACGTCATGCTCCAGCCCAAGAGCGAACCATTCGGCCAAGCGGCCGGCATCGTATTTTCCCCGGACGGGAAGGAGTTCGCGATGCTGTGGCGGCTGGGCAAGAAACCGGACCTGTGGGGCCAAGTGTTGGTGTTCGATGCGGCGACCGGCACGCGCCTGGCCACGCACAAGCTCGGGTACGAGATGAAGAACTTCGACTCGCTCTGGTCCGAGGGCGGGCCGGACTGCATCCAGTGGGTGCCGGACGGGTCGGGTTGGTTGATCTGCGGGCACCTTCTGGTGGACCGAAAGACGGGCGGGGTAACGGGCCGCATCGGGGCCGAACCGAAGTGGCACGGAGAAATGCCGCCGCGGCGCTTCGTCGGCCCGGGGCTCGTGACGACGACCGTCACGAGCGGCCTGGACACGGGGTTGACGCTGGAACCCGTGCGGTCCGGCGGGCGCTGACGGCGCGGTTTCGGCGCGGGGCTTCATTCCCGGCCGAGCACCCGATCGACGACCCAGCACCCGCGCACGTGCGGCCCCGGACCGCGGCAGTGATCGAGCACGTCGGCGCTGTCGCACCCGGCGTCCTGGAGCGCGTCCGCCAGAATCGGCATCGCGCCGAAATCCCGCGCCTCGTACATCTGAGCCGCCAGTGCGACCGCGGTCTCGGTGCGCCACAACGAGGAGAAGAGGACCGTGCGGAACGGGTTCCCGCAAATGTCCCGGAGTACCGCCGCCTGAACCCGCCCTTCCGTCGGTGGTTTGTTCGGGATGCCGCACCCGCCCGACTCGATGACCTCCCGAGACGCCCGAGCCAGCTCTCCAACCGCCACTCGGACGCGCGGCACGCACGCCAAACTCGCGCATCGAGCGGTCAGATAGGACTGTTCGCTCTCCTCGTGTTCCGACCCGCAGTAGTGATCCCCGAGGCGATAGTCCGCGTTGCCGAAGTATTCGTAGGCGGCGCGCGCGAGTTCCCACGCGGCAACACCCATTTGACGCATTTCTTCCGCCGGTACCCGTCCGTCACAATACCGTTCAGCGGTCTCTAGGGCGCGCCGACTGATCCCGTCGTCGAACAAATCTTCGAGCTGTCCGGTCGGCCCCGGGTTGCCCCTGCTGTCCATTGGGGAACTGCCAGAGGGCGCGTGCTTTCGGGTCCAGATGTCGTCCCCAAACACGTTCCAAATGCGCCGGCAACAGGCGCAGGCGAACAACCGCGCTTTGCGGTCCCTTTCGATCGCCTCGGGAACGGGTGGTTGACTCCCGGGGAGGCCCGGGGCTTCTCTTTGGGCGCCACCGCCCCGCTCCAATTGTCCACTCCCGTCGAGCACGCTCTGATCGACCGCCTCGACGGGCACCCACTGCAGGAACACGAGCAGTGGAATCGGGTCTTCGCACGCCAGCCATTCCGCTTCCGTCATTTCAGTGCCCTCCCACCCCAGGATGACTGATCCGATGCGCGGTACCAAGCCCGTAACGATACTGGACACGAAAAGCCCACGCGATTGTGATCGCGTCCGCGAAAATCTGCCCTGCACGCGGTCGTTGGGACGATCTGAAATCGCTGCAAATCGCTTCCTCAATAGCGTTTACGCCATTGTCACGGGCGGTGCCAAGATCCGGTGGAGTTTCTGTGGTCAGATTTTGCCCGCGTGTGTTAATTTCTTACCCACCGATCGTCTTTTACCTACACCCGCTACTCCGTACAGACCCACGAGTACGGACGGGTGGCGAACACCCAGTGGAGAAGTCCCATGCCCCGCAGTTGGTTGCTCGCGACCCTGATGGCCGGTGTGGTGGGCGGCGTGATCGCTGTTCCCACTCCTAAAACTGCGCTCGCCGCCGACGAGAAAAAGGACAAGGACCAGAAGAAGTCGATCGAGTCGGCGATCGACAAGGGGCTCGAGTACCTGAAGAAGACCCAGGCTCAAGACGGTCACTGGGAAGCACAGGGCGGCCAGTACCCGACGACCATGACCGCACTCGCGGGGATGGCGTTCCTGATGGAAGGCAGCACCCTCAAAGAGGGCAAGTATTCCGATCAGGTGAAGAAGGCCGTGGACTGGTTCCTCGCGCCGGCGCGCCAGCAGGCCAACGGGATGCTCGGCGACGTCCGCAACCCCACCGAATCGACGCGGTACATGTACGGTCAGGGGTTCGGCACGATGTTCCTGGCCAGCGTGTACGGCGAGGAAGAGGACAAGGAACAGCGCGACAAGCTCGAGAAACTGCTCAAGAAGGCCGTCGAGTTCATCTGCAAGGCCCAGACCCTCAAGAAGCACAAGAAGGCCGAAGGTAAGGACTTGGACATCGGCGGGTGGGGGTACGTGAGCGCGGCCGACGGCGGGAACTTCGACGAGGGCTCGGTGACCATCACCGCGCTCCAGGGACTCCGGGCCGCGCGCAACGCGGGCATCCCGGTCCCCAAGGAGAACATCGACAAGGCCGTGAACTACCTCGAGGCCTGCACCACCACTGATGGCGGCATCATCTACAACTACACCGGTGGCGTCGCGGGCCGCGGACAGGGGCGCCCGCCGCTGACGGCTGCAGCGATCTGCTGCGGGTTCAGCGCCGGGCAGTACAAGGGCGAACTCCCCAAGCGCTGGTTGAAGTATTGCAAGGACAACGAGGGCACGTTCCTGGCGAAGGGGCGCCAGGCCCACGACGAGTACCAGACGTACTACTTCGGCCAGGCCATGTACGCGCTCGGGGACGAGAAGTACGGGGAGATGTTCCCGGACCAGAAGGAAAAGGACAAGTGGCTCAGTTGGGCGCGGTTCAAGGACGTCTACTTCTCGCAGATCCTCGACAACCAGGATAAGACCAGCGGCGCCTGGACCGCGGGCGGCATCGGGCCGGTTTACACGACGAGCATCAACCTGTGTTTGCTCCAGTTGGAGAAGGGCATTCTGCCCATCTACCAGCGCTAACCGCGCACGCAGAACGCGAAGCAACAACACCGGCGGGCGAAGTCATTCTGGCTTCGCCCGCCGGTGTTATTTACTTCACAGCGCGTGACAAATGCGCCGCGGATCAACGCCGATAACGCGGATCAAAACAGTGACAAAGACGGATTGGCCACAAAGAGGCACAAAGGGCACAAAAGAAAAACAGAGACCAAATCATCGAGCGATACGGACCAAGTCGCGGCTCGTCTCGTTTTGGGATCGTCGTAGCGGATTGGACGAGCCGCGACCGCAAGGGAGCGGGGCGCCTCCACTCCCTTGCGGTCGCGGCTCGCTACAGAGAGTCTGAAACTGGACTAACACGTACAATCGCCGCTCCTCGCTTTGCCAAACGCTATTGGCCCGTTTTCGACAGCCACAGCACGCAACACTCAGCCGACTCATACCGACCGTTCGCCCAGAAGGGCTGCTGCGGCAAGCACCGCCGTTTCCACTCGCAGTACGCGCGAGCCCAAGCTCAGCACTAGCCACCCGTTTTCACGGGCGCGGTCCACTTCGGAGGGTGTGAATCCCCCTTCTGGGCCGACTGCGATCGTGCCGCCACCCGAACCCACGCGCCCCAAACCGGGGCCGGTGTGGAGCACCACACGCGGACCGGGTAAATCCGGGCGTGCGACGAAGTCGTCCCACTTTTGAGGCGCATCAACGAGCATCAACTGGTTGCGCCCGCACTGCTTACTCGCTTCGATCACCGCGCGTGAGAACTTCTCGACTACCGACGCCTTCGGTTGTACGACGGCGCGCGTGGTTAGAAGGGGAACGAAGCGCGTGGCCCCGAGTTCGGTGAGTTTCTCGACGAGGAAGTCGGCACGATCACTTTTGGGGAGCGCGGACCCGACCACGAGCGGGAACCCGAGCTCGCGATCCGCGGCCACCGGCGCAAGAACCGAGAGCGCGACCGTTTTCTTTCCGGCACTGAGAACTCGCGCGGGGTACTCGTGACCGTCGCCGTTGAACAGAACGACCTCGTCGCCCTCCGCGAACCGGCGGACGGCAGTGAGGTGATGCGCCTCGGGACCGGTCAGAACGAACTCGCCCGGTCCGAGCGGATCGGGCGTGTAAAAACGGTCGGCCACGGGCGACTCAGATCTGCTCGACGTGGAGCGTGA
The Gemmata palustris DNA segment above includes these coding regions:
- a CDS encoding phosphopantothenoylcysteine decarboxylase domain-containing protein — translated: MNILVTAGNTQTPVDRVRCITNIFSGRTGAQVTASAFDRGHTVTLLTSHPEVLSAIPATRERVAPQWCVRAYRTFDDLDALMKAEIRTGSYDVVIHAAAVSDYHVAGVFTHRDGQFEDATAGKVKSSHPELWLKLTPAPKLIDKVRAEWEFAGKLVKFKLEVGVSPAELEEIAERSRVHSRADLMVANTLEGMHDWALIGAGPNRYQHVARAELAAHLLAAVESLPQSANDSVTV
- a CDS encoding DUF1559 domain-containing protein, which produces MRLGTKTARGFTLIELLVVIAIIAILIGLLLPAVQKVREAAARMKCSNNLKQIGLAYHNHESTFGYFPTAGGRWWDPANGPIPAKSAVSPPALDLTTQLAGWQFQLLPYIEQTNLWKLSPVSNSAADQTLGRNAAIDKVVVATYSCPSRGLQPYSSLNESGRMIFRADYVSSYGTSYEYDNPHNGMDVDNFEGRLTVTGVTDGTSNTLMVGEKYIPINRYQSDDWGSDPITRGHGWGVCRRTWDLPVPDNIGQRDTSTTWNYGANERFGSAHQTGMNAVFADGSVKHLRYNMDVNAYRAIGTRNGSEVVPGDL
- a CDS encoding helicase-associated domain-containing protein: MTRAGQNHEARTAEQEFNRLTIDGLRPLVALLTPNPPKKKGELVAVLTRAVTDPARVRALYDQLDRITQLAVREATHDPNGHYSRTRFVAKYGREVAWYEPTAERKSSWYDPRRDPTHAVLFFPNYDYLPADVRAILLKFVPAPDPFQMRTCAEPPTERTLLWPRWSEKSSNETVPIRVRETAREAEADLPAVLRLIDAGKVRVTDKKHVPTEATRKAITGVLAGGDFYTPGDADKHDGDPAHDLTIKAFAWPMLVQTAGLAEKRGDALKLTPAGRSALNKPAAELLDGVWAAWQKTHLIDEFARIDVIKGQGRADFTAVATRRKAVLNVLKDCPPGEWVAVEDFWRLMRGTGRGFTLVGERDSWELYLFEQEYGSLGYEDAHAWEQLQGRFILAFLFEIAATIGVLDVAYIPPQGARNDFRERWGVDDLSCFSRYDGLLYFRINPLGAWCLGLVEEYQPAAPQKTDALRVLANLDVVATRPPAAADRLVLERFAEETSPAVWKLSAAKILGVVEQGGRVEELRGFLSERSVGGVPAAVETFLSDLHHKAGQLKDGGPARLIECATEHVAAELANDRQLKGKCVLAGDRLIVVREVDLPAVRKSIRKLGFVWPLAGE
- a CDS encoding LLM class flavin-dependent oxidoreductase produces the protein MKTLSDIPFSVLDLAPICQGGTAAQSFRNTLDLAKRAEQWGYQRYWVAEHHGIPGVASAATAVLIGQIAAGTSAIRVGSGGIMLPNHAPLVIAEQFGTLAALFPGRIDLGLGRAPGGDHRTARALRRNFGADTFPQDLEELRGYFRPGGPGNGVHAVPGEGLDVPVWLLGSSDFSARLAAQLGLPFAFASHFAPDYMHEALALYRRYFEPSKTLAEPHVMVGVNAVAADTHDEAHRLFTSVQQAFLNLVRGTPGLLPPPVESMDGQWSPLERAHVERMTLCSAVGSPDVVQRGLEAIAESTGADELIVTGQIYDHAARLRSFELVAGTQRRNCGSE
- a CDS encoding SET domain-containing protein, producing the protein MQLASYRSPKTVVRESGIVGRGLFATEPIARDEIVCVKGGHLLDKASLERHKAVVNDADMQIADDLFLAPVTTEEFESVMMFLNHSCEPNVGVQGQIVFVAMRDVVTGEELMLDYATIDHDAEPMRCRCGAPACRGLVTGRDWQLPALQRKYEGYFAWHLQRRMRTGL